A single region of the bacterium genome encodes:
- the murB gene encoding UDP-N-acetylmuramate dehydrogenase, with the protein MKDLLKIKKEFTKIAGDRYKENISLSKYTSFNTGGLAEHFICPKDVDEVKSVYEVSNSFGVPVFILGRGTNTLISDDGFRGVVISTENLNNIYVEDNIVVCESGVSIASLLKTTLSTSLKGIEFMVGIPGTLGGAVISNAGLKNIWISHLLKEIGILYLNNLKTGVLLKDDINFGYRISGLENVFVYKVVLVLEKSDKKEIQNTINCYMKKRGNCLHPEGFSAGSIFKNPENHFAGKLIEEAGLKGFSVGGAKVSEKHANFIINTGSATSAEIYSLLVLVQKKVKQLFNISLEPEIKIIGNFDK; encoded by the coding sequence ATGAAAGATTTGCTAAAAATTAAAAAAGAGTTTACTAAAATTGCAGGAGATAGATATAAAGAAAATATTTCTTTATCTAAATATACAAGTTTCAACACAGGCGGTTTAGCAGAGCATTTTATCTGCCCTAAAGATGTAGATGAAGTTAAAAGTGTTTATGAAGTTTCTAATAGTTTTGGGGTACCGGTGTTTATACTTGGAAGGGGAACAAACACTCTAATAAGTGATGATGGGTTTAGAGGTGTTGTTATATCTACAGAAAACCTAAATAACATTTATGTGGAAGACAATATTGTTGTATGTGAATCTGGGGTAAGTATTGCTTCTTTACTTAAAACTACTTTATCAACTTCTTTGAAAGGTATTGAGTTTATGGTTGGAATACCGGGAACCCTTGGAGGTGCAGTTATATCTAATGCTGGATTAAAAAATATTTGGATTTCACATCTCTTAAAAGAGATAGGTATACTTTATCTTAACAATTTGAAGACAGGTGTTTTACTTAAAGATGATATTAATTTTGGGTATAGAATAAGCGGGTTAGAAAATGTCTTTGTGTATAAGGTTGTCTTGGTTTTAGAAAAATCTGATAAAAAAGAGATTCAAAATACCATAAACTGTTATATGAAAAAAAGGGGTAATTGTTTACATCCAGAAGGGTTTTCAGCAGGAAGTATCTTTAAAAACCCAGAAAATCATTTTGCTGGTAAACTAATTGAAGAGGCAGGGCTTAAAGGTTTTTCTGTAGGTGGAGCTAAGGTATCTGAAAAACACGCTAATTTTATAATTAACACAGGAAGTGCAACTTCTGCGGAGATATATTCGCTCCTTGTTTTAGTTCAAAAAAAAGTTAAACAATTGTTCAATATATCACTTG
- the truA gene encoding tRNA pseudouridine(38-40) synthase TruA, translating into MEEKNIKLLISYDGSSFLGWQKQDNPSTIQQTIEEAIRDTLKTDVNLIGCGRTDAKVHAISYVANFITYTRLSAENLKNAINSKVAPEIIIKEAEEVPLNFHSRYDAKGKIYRYLLTDVKSPFLKNYVTYVKPAPNLDKMLESTSFFCGTHNFKAFQASGNSIKNTVRKIDWIKIKKERALVDKTIEVTSIEIKANGFLYKMARNIVGAILYAGWEKFAPEKISSLIESEDRKLSPPTAKPEGLYLKQVFY; encoded by the coding sequence CCTTCTACAATTCAACAAACCATAGAAGAGGCTATAAGGGATACTTTAAAGACAGATGTAAACCTGATTGGGTGCGGAAGAACCGATGCTAAAGTACACGCTATATCTTATGTTGCAAACTTTATAACTTACACTCGGTTGTCTGCGGAAAACTTAAAAAATGCTATAAATTCAAAGGTTGCACCCGAAATAATTATTAAAGAAGCAGAAGAAGTTCCTCTAAATTTTCATAGTAGATACGATGCCAAAGGAAAGATATATAGGTATTTGTTGACAGATGTGAAAAGCCCTTTTTTAAAAAATTATGTTACTTATGTAAAACCTGCTCCTAATTTAGATAAGATGTTAGAATCTACGTCTTTTTTTTGTGGAACACATAATTTTAAAGCTTTTCAAGCCTCAGGAAACTCTATAAAAAACACAGTAAGAAAAATAGATTGGATAAAAATTAAAAAAGAGAGAGCATTGGTTGACAAAACAATAGAGGTTACTTCAATAGAAATTAAAGCTAACGGGTTCCTTTATAAGATGGCAAGAAACATTGTTGGAGCAATTTTGTATGCTGGATGGGAAAAATTTGCACCTGAAAAAATATCTTCTTTAATTGAATCAGAAGATAGAAAATTATCTCCACCAACAGCAAAACCAGAAGGTTTATACTTGAAACAAGTGTTCTACTAA